A genomic window from Cucumis melo cultivar AY chromosome 8, USDA_Cmelo_AY_1.0, whole genome shotgun sequence includes:
- the LOC103485100 gene encoding glutaredoxin-C3, whose translation MMMRGFHFQLTLVVAVITLAALYPRDGLPGAEAATSTSAFVHNVIYSNRIAMFSKSYCPYCLGAKRIFSELHEKPFVVELDLRDDGPQIQSVLLDLTGKRTVPQIFVNGKHIGGSDDLKAAVASGQLQKLLAST comes from the exons ATGATGATGCGGGGATTTCATTTTCAGTTGACTCTGGTTGTGGCGGTGATCACTCTCGCCGCCCTTTATCCGAGAGATGGCCTTCCCGGAGCTGAAGCTGCCACTTCCACTTCCGCTTTCGTTCATAATGTCATCTACTCTAACAGGATTGCTATGTTCTCCAAATCCTACTGCCC ATATTGCTTGGGTGCCAAACGTATATTCAGTGAACTCCATGAAAAACCTTTTGTTGTGGAGCTTGATCTTCGAG ATGATGGACCTCAAATTCAGAGTGTTCTACTAGACCTGACTGGAAAGCGGACTGTTCCTCAAATTTTTGTGAATGGCAAGCACATTGGTGGTTCTGATG ATCTGAAAGCTGCGGTTGCTAGTGGTCAGTTGCAGAAACTTCTGGCTTCAACTTGA